One genomic window of Mucilaginibacter sp. SJ includes the following:
- a CDS encoding DegT/DnrJ/EryC1/StrS family aminotransferase, whose translation MIPVTKPFLPAEKEFRAYVKSIWERQWLTNNGPLVNTLELKLKQYLGVSHMLFVTNGTIALQLAIKALNLSGEIITTPFSFVATTSTIVWQGCEPVFVDIDPETLNIDPAKIEAAITPNTSAILATHVFGNPCDITAIQAIADKHNLKVIYDAAHCFGTFYKNRSVFEYGDISVTSFHSTKLYHTIEGGAVFTQDPELLKTMALMRNFGYSGVDTFSEEGINAKNSEFHAAMGLCNLRHVDEILKKRKYLYEQYLQRLENLDVQFQKLENEQDYNYAYFPVVFQTEALMHQSKAKLELAQIYCRRYFYPSLSSLPYVKSQPMPVCDSIASRVVCLPLYHTLSLSDLDLICRLLLRAQNFDNNFKPKHFGTLVTDKIESEINVRAANVNGTV comes from the coding sequence ATGATTCCAGTAACCAAACCATTTCTCCCTGCCGAAAAGGAATTCAGAGCCTATGTTAAAAGTATCTGGGAAAGGCAATGGCTCACCAACAATGGGCCCCTTGTGAACACGCTCGAATTAAAGTTAAAGCAATACCTGGGCGTTAGTCATATGCTGTTTGTTACAAACGGTACAATAGCTTTACAACTGGCTATCAAAGCACTTAACTTAAGCGGAGAAATTATCACAACGCCATTTTCATTTGTTGCTACGACAAGTACTATTGTATGGCAGGGTTGCGAACCTGTATTTGTTGATATCGATCCTGAAACGCTGAATATTGATCCGGCTAAAATCGAAGCTGCCATCACACCCAACACATCGGCTATACTGGCAACACACGTATTCGGTAACCCATGCGATATAACAGCCATACAAGCTATTGCTGATAAACATAACCTTAAGGTGATCTATGATGCCGCACATTGCTTCGGTACTTTTTATAAAAACCGCTCCGTATTTGAATATGGCGACATCAGTGTAACCAGCTTTCACTCAACCAAATTGTATCACACTATCGAAGGTGGCGCTGTATTTACCCAGGATCCGGAGTTATTAAAAACCATGGCACTGATGCGCAACTTCGGATATTCAGGTGTCGATACTTTCTCGGAGGAAGGCATCAATGCTAAAAACAGCGAGTTTCACGCAGCAATGGGTTTATGCAACCTGCGCCATGTTGACGAAATACTTAAAAAAAGAAAGTATTTGTATGAGCAATATCTGCAGCGCCTGGAAAACCTGGATGTTCAGTTCCAAAAACTTGAAAACGAACAGGATTATAATTATGCATATTTCCCCGTCGTTTTTCAAACAGAGGCCCTGATGCATCAAAGTAAAGCAAAATTAGAGTTAGCACAGATTTATTGCAGGAGGTATTTTTATCCCTCGTTATCATCATTGCCATACGTAAAAAGCCAACCAATGCCTGTTTGCGATTCCATAGCCTCAAGGGTGGTTTGTCTTCCGTTATATCATACGCTGTCGCTGTCAGATCTTGACCTTATTTGCAGGTTATTGCTTCGTGCACAAAACTTCGACAACAACTTTAAGCCGAAACATTTTGGCACACTGGTGACCGATAAAATTGAATCTGAAATAAATGTAAGGGCAGCGAATGTAAATGGAACGGTATGA
- a CDS encoding lipopolysaccharide biosynthesis protein produces MTYKQRAVSGIVWALWQQLSSKVVSFGISIFLARILEPSQFGLIAMLSLFISVGNSLLDSGLTASLIRTTNADQRDYSTVFFFNIIGSTILYLLLFLSAPLISAFYNQPLLTPVVRVYTLILIINAFFGVQSTLLIKELKFKKQTNIQIPSAIGGGILGIILAKLGYGVWSLVWMGLCTSFLSTAIHWITSNWRPALIFDKACFKKHIHFGYKMTLSGLIDTVYQNIYLIIIGKYFSATQLGYYSRADSISQLPISNISAAINKVTYPMFAEISNDPVQLKNVYKRLMQQVVFWNAPVLILLSVIARPLFHILLTDKWLPAVPFFQLLCIGGIMYPLHSYNLNVLKVMGQSALFLKLEVIKKVLSVVGILLFIPFGIYGLLYFQLLFNIIAYYINSIYSGRLINYPVTEQVKDILPTVTLAGSIGLCCYFLDKLLINDFFIPTMQIGILLIVFIAVYYGTSLLIKLSAIKDFNQLILKR; encoded by the coding sequence ATGACCTACAAACAAAGAGCCGTATCCGGCATAGTATGGGCGCTGTGGCAGCAATTAAGTTCAAAGGTGGTGAGCTTTGGCATATCCATTTTCCTGGCGCGGATCCTGGAGCCATCGCAATTTGGTTTGATAGCTATGCTGTCGCTTTTTATTTCGGTTGGCAACAGCCTCCTGGACAGCGGTCTGACAGCTTCGCTGATCCGTACAACCAATGCCGATCAGCGCGATTATTCAACCGTGTTCTTTTTTAATATTATTGGCAGTACTATCCTGTATTTGTTGCTTTTTTTATCGGCACCATTGATCTCTGCCTTTTATAATCAGCCGTTACTAACACCGGTGGTACGTGTTTATACCTTGATTTTGATCATCAATGCTTTTTTCGGGGTACAAAGCACCTTACTGATAAAAGAGCTAAAATTTAAGAAACAAACCAATATTCAAATTCCATCCGCTATTGGCGGCGGTATATTAGGTATTATACTCGCTAAATTAGGATATGGTGTTTGGAGCCTTGTTTGGATGGGTTTATGCACATCCTTTTTATCAACTGCCATACATTGGATTACCTCAAACTGGAGGCCGGCACTGATCTTTGATAAAGCGTGCTTTAAAAAACATATTCATTTCGGTTATAAAATGACATTATCGGGTTTAATTGATACTGTTTACCAAAATATCTACCTAATCATTATAGGTAAGTACTTTTCGGCAACTCAGCTTGGCTATTACAGCCGTGCCGATTCAATCAGCCAACTGCCTATCAGTAACATTTCGGCAGCTATAAATAAAGTTACTTATCCTATGTTCGCAGAGATCTCAAACGACCCGGTACAGCTAAAAAATGTGTATAAACGGCTTATGCAACAGGTAGTATTCTGGAATGCACCGGTACTTATATTACTTAGCGTTATTGCCAGACCTTTGTTTCACATCTTATTAACCGATAAATGGCTGCCCGCCGTTCCGTTCTTCCAATTGTTATGCATAGGCGGCATTATGTACCCGCTGCATTCATACAACTTAAATGTTTTAAAAGTAATGGGACAAAGCGCATTGTTTTTAAAGTTAGAGGTTATTAAAAAGGTTTTAAGTGTAGTTGGCATCCTGCTTTTTATTCCCTTCGGGATTTATGGGTTATTATACTTTCAGTTACTTTTTAACATAATAGCCTACTACATCAATTCCATTTACAGCGGTCGCCTAATTAACTACCCGGTTACCGAGCAGGTAAAAGATATTTTGCCAACAGTAACATTAGCCGGAAGCATTGGCCTCTGCTGTTATTTTCTCGACAAATTACTGATCAATGATTTTTTCATCCCGACTATGCAAATTGGCATATTACTCATAGTGTTCATTGCGGTTTATTATGGTACCAGTTTGTTGATTAAGCTCTCCGCTATTAAAGATTTTAACCAATTAATCCTAAAAAGATGA
- the glmS gene encoding glutamine--fructose-6-phosphate transaminase (isomerizing) has protein sequence MCGIVGYIGSRDAWPVVLNGLKRLEYRGYDSAGIAIINNVGFSVYKKTGKVACLEEHTADKDKSGHVAIGHTRWATHGAPSDANSHPHSSNDNRLHIIHNGIIENYLILKEELLARGHTFKSETDTEILIHLIEEIQNIEQTDLLEAVRLALNTVIGAYAIVILNRENPDQLIAARKGSPLVIGVGHGEYFIASDATPIIEYTKNVVYLKDNEIVQVKPSGLLIKKLDNVVQTPLIQELELKLESLEKGGFEHFMMKEIFEQPRSVRDCMRGRIFPLEGKVELGGIKQYTDKLKNAERIIIIACGTSWHAGLTGEYLIEEYGRIKVEVEYASEFRYRNPIITGKDIVMAVSQSGETADTLAAIEIAKERGATILGICNVVGASIPRVTDAGVYTHAGPEIGVASTKAFTAQVTVLTLIALYIAQHKGTLTPGKLTNLLTELDTIPDKIQTLLQDNKLIEDIASKIKNAPNCLFLGRGFGFPVALEGALKLKEISYIHAEGYPAAEMKHGPIALIDEQMPVIFIATKNSSYEKVISNIQEVKARKGIVIAIVTQGDVKVKKMADYCIEIPDADEAFLPLLATIPLQLLSYHIAVKRGCNVDQPRNLAKSVTVE, from the coding sequence ATGTGCGGAATTGTTGGTTACATCGGATCAAGAGATGCGTGGCCCGTTGTGTTGAACGGCCTCAAACGATTAGAATATCGTGGTTATGATAGCGCCGGTATTGCTATTATAAACAATGTAGGCTTCAGTGTGTATAAAAAAACCGGGAAGGTGGCTTGTCTTGAGGAGCACACGGCCGACAAAGACAAGAGCGGCCATGTGGCCATAGGACATACCAGGTGGGCCACACATGGCGCCCCATCTGATGCAAATTCGCATCCGCATAGCTCAAATGATAACCGCCTGCACATTATCCATAATGGGATCATCGAAAATTACCTGATCCTTAAAGAAGAACTACTTGCCCGTGGGCACACCTTTAAAAGTGAAACAGATACCGAAATCCTGATCCACTTAATTGAGGAAATTCAAAATATCGAACAAACTGATTTACTGGAAGCTGTCCGCCTGGCTTTAAATACAGTGATAGGTGCTTACGCCATAGTTATACTGAACCGGGAAAACCCCGATCAGCTGATTGCCGCCCGAAAAGGCAGTCCATTGGTTATTGGTGTTGGCCATGGCGAATATTTTATTGCGTCAGACGCCACTCCTATTATCGAGTACACAAAAAACGTAGTGTATTTAAAAGATAACGAAATAGTACAGGTTAAGCCCAGTGGGCTTTTAATAAAGAAACTTGACAATGTTGTGCAAACCCCATTGATCCAGGAGCTGGAATTAAAACTTGAATCGTTAGAAAAAGGCGGCTTTGAGCATTTTATGATGAAGGAAATCTTTGAGCAGCCGCGATCAGTAAGGGATTGTATGCGCGGTCGTATCTTTCCGCTTGAAGGCAAGGTTGAGTTAGGTGGCATTAAACAATATACGGATAAGCTTAAAAATGCCGAGCGGATAATTATTATTGCCTGCGGCACCTCGTGGCATGCCGGCCTAACAGGCGAATACCTTATTGAAGAATACGGACGCATTAAGGTAGAAGTTGAATATGCTTCCGAATTCAGGTACCGTAATCCCATAATTACTGGTAAAGATATTGTAATGGCGGTATCCCAATCGGGAGAAACTGCCGATACATTAGCCGCCATCGAGATAGCTAAAGAACGGGGTGCAACCATCCTTGGGATCTGCAATGTTGTTGGCGCATCAATTCCGCGCGTAACTGATGCAGGGGTTTACACCCATGCCGGCCCGGAAATAGGTGTGGCCTCAACAAAGGCCTTTACAGCGCAGGTTACAGTTTTAACTTTAATTGCTTTATATATTGCACAGCACAAAGGTACTTTAACACCAGGCAAGCTTACCAATTTATTAACCGAGCTTGATACCATACCCGATAAAATACAAACGCTGCTACAGGATAATAAATTGATTGAAGACATTGCTTCCAAAATAAAGAATGCGCCTAACTGCCTGTTCTTAGGACGTGGTTTTGGTTTCCCGGTAGCTTTGGAAGGAGCTTTAAAACTGAAAGAGATCTCCTATATCCATGCCGAAGGTTATCCTGCCGCCGAAATGAAGCATGGGCCAATTGCGTTAATTGACGAGCAGATGCCGGTGATCTTCATCGCCACAAAAAACTCATCGTATGAAAAGGTGATCAGTAATATACAGGAGGTTAAGGCGCGAAAGGGAATAGTGATTGCCATTGTTACCCAGGGCGATGTTAAAGTAAAAAAAATGGCCGATTACTGCATTGAAATACCCGACGCCGACGAAGCCTTTTTACCACTGCTGGCCACTATCCCGCTACAACTTCTCTCCTATCATATTGCCGTAAAACGGGGCTGTAATGTTGATCAGCCCCGTAACCTGGCTAAATCGGTTACAGTAGAATAA
- a CDS encoding nucleotide sugar dehydrogenase, which produces MKIENYQPKLGIIGLGYVGLPLAVEFAKKYKVIGYDINVDRINELKSGIDHTLEIESDQLNAVITPVCTTATGLYVTDEIEKLRQCSIFIVTVPTPVDKNNRPDLSPLINASRVVGKVLKKNDIVVYESTVYPGVTEDECMPILEKVSGLTYNVDFFAGYSPERINPGDKLHTVSKIRKITSGSTPEAAETIDKLYQSVITAGTFKAHSIKVAEAAKVIENAQRDINIAFVNELAMIFNKLGIDTHKVLEAAGTKWNFLNFRPGLVGGHCIGVDPYYLAQKAQEAGYHPEIILAGRRINDSMGSYVADQFIKQMICRGTSITDSEVLILGFTFKENCPDVRNTRVIDIVKRLKEYKVKVHVHDPWANAEHAKKEYGIICENGESKTRTYDGVLLAVAHEEFKEMNVKALCKPNAVLYDLKAFLPENVVNARL; this is translated from the coding sequence ATGAAAATTGAGAATTACCAACCTAAATTAGGCATTATCGGTCTTGGTTATGTAGGCTTGCCCCTGGCAGTTGAATTTGCAAAAAAATACAAGGTTATTGGCTATGATATTAATGTAGATCGCATTAATGAGCTCAAATCGGGCATTGATCACACTTTAGAGATAGAGTCCGACCAATTAAATGCAGTAATTACTCCTGTTTGCACAACCGCAACCGGTTTATACGTTACTGATGAAATTGAAAAATTACGGCAATGCTCTATATTCATTGTAACTGTGCCAACCCCTGTTGATAAAAATAACCGGCCGGATCTTTCTCCGTTAATAAATGCCAGTCGGGTTGTAGGCAAAGTGTTAAAAAAGAATGATATCGTGGTTTACGAATCAACCGTGTATCCGGGGGTAACTGAAGATGAATGTATGCCCATTTTAGAAAAAGTATCGGGGCTTACTTATAACGTTGATTTTTTTGCAGGCTACTCGCCCGAAAGGATCAATCCCGGAGATAAATTACATACAGTTTCAAAGATCCGCAAAATTACATCAGGCTCAACTCCTGAAGCTGCAGAAACCATTGATAAGCTTTATCAATCAGTTATAACCGCCGGCACATTTAAAGCCCATTCAATAAAAGTTGCCGAAGCAGCTAAAGTAATTGAAAACGCCCAACGCGATATCAACATTGCCTTTGTGAATGAACTGGCGATGATCTTTAACAAGTTAGGCATCGATACCCACAAGGTATTGGAAGCTGCAGGTACCAAATGGAACTTTTTAAATTTCAGGCCAGGCCTTGTTGGCGGACACTGCATCGGTGTTGACCCTTATTATCTTGCGCAAAAAGCTCAGGAAGCAGGTTATCACCCCGAAATTATACTTGCCGGTCGCCGCATTAACGACTCAATGGGTAGCTATGTTGCCGATCAGTTTATTAAACAGATGATTTGCCGCGGCACTTCCATAACAGATAGTGAAGTACTAATACTTGGGTTCACGTTTAAAGAAAACTGCCCCGATGTAAGGAATACCCGTGTAATAGATATTGTAAAACGATTGAAAGAATATAAAGTAAAAGTGCATGTCCATGATCCCTGGGCCAATGCAGAACATGCTAAAAAAGAGTATGGCATCATCTGCGAAAACGGCGAGTCAAAAACCCGTACCTATGATGGGGTTTTACTTGCTGTTGCCCACGAGGAGTTTAAAGAAATGAATGTAAAAGCGCTGTGCAAACCCAATGCGGTATTGTATGATTTGAAGGCATTTTTACCAGAAAACGTTGTTAATGCCCGGCTTTAA
- a CDS encoding UpxY family transcription antiterminator: MTNYHEKKWLVIYTKPRWEKKVDKLLKQNGIECYCPVRDVVSQWSDRKKEISVPLFSSYVFVHVDAYEQSRALYVMGALGFVYYMGKPAVVRDNIIDEIRTNLVRYKDMEIVSLKSLTVGDTVKIKDGALVNQMGKVLQIQGKNVLMVFETINCALVTRVSIQNLSVHNISRNHEN, translated from the coding sequence ATGACAAATTATCATGAAAAAAAATGGCTTGTTATTTACACCAAGCCCCGATGGGAAAAAAAGGTGGACAAGCTTTTGAAGCAAAATGGCATTGAATGCTATTGCCCGGTCAGAGATGTAGTAAGCCAATGGTCTGACAGGAAAAAGGAGATCAGTGTTCCTCTGTTTAGCTCCTACGTATTTGTTCATGTCGATGCCTATGAGCAGTCAAGGGCGCTTTACGTAATGGGGGCGTTAGGCTTTGTTTACTATATGGGTAAACCAGCTGTAGTGAGAGACAACATAATAGACGAGATCAGGACAAATCTTGTACGCTACAAAGACATGGAAATTGTGAGCCTTAAGAGTCTCACTGTTGGTGATACAGTTAAAATAAAAGATGGCGCTCTTGTAAATCAGATGGGTAAGGTACTGCAGATACAGGGCAAAAATGTATTAATGGTTTTTGAAACCATCAATTGCGCTTTGGTAACACGTGTTTCAATCCAAAACTTATCAGTTCATAACATCAGCAGAAATCATGAAAATTGA
- a CDS encoding polysaccharide biosynthesis/export family protein, with protein MANTGAANNNTNGTVVIHQKDILNVTVNSLNPESNLLFNGNKNVGLNNLSTRGGYKVNENGFVNLPLIGDYKIEGQTIEEAQTEIAKRLSAFVKSPVVDIQLLNFKISVIGEVNKPSTFIITDENVNLLEALGMAGDMTVYGRRENVLVIRTENGRRTMNRLNLNKVESMDSPYFNLKQNDIVYVEPDKSKAVEYSQSTRLAPIVVASISALAVLAAVLLRR; from the coding sequence ATGGCAAATACAGGCGCTGCAAATAACAATACAAACGGAACAGTAGTCATTCATCAGAAAGACATTTTAAATGTAACTGTTAACAGCTTAAACCCTGAATCAAACCTGCTGTTCAATGGCAACAAAAATGTGGGCTTAAACAATCTGTCAACCCGCGGCGGATATAAAGTAAACGAAAATGGATTTGTGAATTTACCACTTATAGGCGATTATAAAATTGAAGGGCAAACCATTGAGGAAGCGCAAACTGAAATAGCTAAAAGGCTTTCGGCTTTTGTTAAAAGCCCGGTAGTTGACATCCAGCTTCTGAATTTTAAAATAAGCGTGATAGGCGAGGTTAACAAACCATCAACATTTATAATAACCGATGAAAATGTAAACTTACTTGAAGCATTAGGTATGGCCGGGGATATGACAGTTTATGGACGCAGGGAAAATGTATTGGTGATCCGCACAGAAAACGGACGAAGAACAATGAACCGTCTTAACCTTAATAAAGTTGAATCGATGGATTCGCCTTACTTCAACCTTAAACAAAATGATATTGTTTATGTGGAGCCCGACAAATCAAAGGCGGTTGAGTATAGTCAAAGCACGCGCTTAGCACCAATAGTAGTAGCCTCAATTTCGGCATTGGCTGTGTTGGCGGCAGTACTTTTGAGAAGATAA
- a CDS encoding GumC family protein → MDNNFILKEPLPGNKFRNNIKPYLNGWYLFLISMIICFGAAWAYLNYVTPLYKITSTLQIPDDKKGDGILKATAFSDLNMFQETKTVDNEMEVLRSKDLIYSVFKKLNLETSYFDESGFKVKELYGNERPFTITVKRIGKTGYLKKLYIQPYSQNKFLLKEETKTWIYSYNQLINHKDYSFKVEKGPARADNETPILIQFKNLTRLAAAYSAGLLQVNPVVKESNTLTLSLVDAVPERGVDILNNIISTYNAENVVKKNVTAVNTILFIDKRLHDLEQDLSYTEGDIETFKQRNGAAEINASTQVNLTKSAEYNQLLEESNTQLGIVNSIEAYLKNSANQYDAVPSTMGLKDPALNTLVSRFNDLQLERNRMLGSANLANPLIENLSNQIASLRVNIMENLSNIKKGFSISHKLLSQNSAQYDSRIRSVPSLERGLLQRSREQGVKTNLYQYLLQKREETALSLSATIPSSQLIDKPAANPIAEFPKQQLTYLFAIIAGLFMPGIFIFLKDKFSLKIRNQSSLLNIKGVKILGELCHNNEGQSPVVISNGSNTNISELFRYIRSNIGFLNQGTQHKTMLVTSSMKGEGKTFFSINLGLTLAMLNKRVLIMEFDLRKPDLLKNINMEQTKGITDFLMGDTNSPAECIQAYNESDNLFVMGSGSKAINPAELLSDKRLDLLFNWCKTEFDYIVLDTSPVGAVADAFSLAKYAELSIYIVRYNYTNTEQLSILRDIYDNDRLNNLMVVFNDAKKENREAYAYGGYGYASAYGS, encoded by the coding sequence ATGGATAACAATTTTATTTTAAAAGAACCTTTGCCAGGCAACAAGTTCAGGAACAACATTAAGCCTTATTTAAACGGCTGGTATTTATTCCTGATAAGCATGATTATCTGTTTTGGAGCAGCCTGGGCATACCTTAACTATGTTACCCCGTTGTATAAAATAACAAGTACACTGCAAATCCCCGACGATAAAAAAGGCGATGGTATTTTAAAAGCTACTGCTTTCAGCGACCTGAACATGTTTCAGGAAACTAAAACCGTGGATAATGAAATGGAGGTATTGCGATCAAAAGATTTGATTTATAGCGTATTCAAAAAACTTAACCTGGAAACTTCCTATTTTGATGAAAGCGGCTTTAAAGTAAAAGAACTGTATGGTAACGAGCGGCCTTTTACCATTACTGTAAAAAGAATAGGGAAAACCGGCTATCTAAAAAAACTATATATCCAGCCATATTCACAAAATAAGTTTTTGTTAAAAGAGGAAACTAAAACATGGATCTACAGCTATAACCAACTGATTAATCACAAGGATTATTCCTTTAAAGTAGAAAAAGGCCCGGCCCGTGCAGATAACGAAACCCCAATACTGATCCAGTTTAAAAACCTTACCAGGCTGGCAGCAGCTTACAGCGCCGGGTTATTACAGGTAAACCCTGTAGTTAAAGAATCAAACACCTTAACCTTAAGCCTGGTTGATGCGGTGCCCGAAAGAGGGGTTGATATTCTTAACAACATCATATCTACCTATAACGCCGAAAACGTTGTTAAGAAAAACGTTACAGCCGTAAACACTATATTATTCATTGATAAACGATTACATGATTTAGAACAAGACCTGTCATACACCGAAGGTGATATTGAAACTTTTAAGCAAAGGAACGGAGCTGCAGAGATCAATGCAAGCACACAGGTAAATCTGACAAAATCTGCAGAATATAATCAACTGCTTGAAGAATCAAATACTCAATTGGGTATTGTGAATTCCATTGAAGCGTATTTAAAAAACTCGGCTAACCAATATGATGCTGTACCCAGTACCATGGGATTGAAGGATCCGGCATTAAATACCCTGGTTAGCCGTTTCAACGACCTGCAGTTGGAAAGGAACCGCATGCTGGGCAGCGCAAACCTCGCCAACCCCCTTATTGAAAACCTGAGCAACCAAATAGCCAGCCTTCGTGTAAATATTATGGAAAATCTCAGTAATATTAAAAAAGGCTTCTCTATTAGCCACAAATTGCTCAGTCAAAATTCTGCCCAGTATGACTCCCGCATCCGCTCTGTTCCGTCGCTTGAACGGGGACTTTTGCAGCGGAGCCGTGAACAGGGGGTAAAAACTAATTTATACCAGTACCTGTTGCAAAAAAGGGAAGAAACAGCGTTGTCTTTATCAGCTACCATTCCTTCATCACAATTGATTGATAAACCTGCTGCTAATCCGATAGCTGAATTTCCCAAGCAACAGCTCACCTATTTATTCGCTATTATAGCCGGGTTGTTTATGCCGGGAATTTTCATCTTCCTGAAAGATAAATTTAGCCTGAAAATCAGGAATCAATCAAGCCTGCTGAATATAAAGGGAGTGAAGATCCTGGGCGAACTATGCCATAATAATGAAGGTCAAAGCCCTGTAGTTATCTCTAACGGCAGTAATACCAACATTTCAGAACTCTTCAGGTATATCAGAAGCAATATTGGCTTCCTGAACCAGGGAACGCAGCACAAAACCATGCTTGTTACATCGTCTATGAAAGGCGAAGGCAAAACCTTTTTTAGCATCAATCTGGGTTTAACGCTTGCCATGCTCAATAAACGGGTATTAATTATGGAGTTTGACCTACGCAAGCCCGATTTGCTTAAAAACATCAACATGGAGCAAACCAAAGGCATTACAGATTTTTTAATGGGCGATACCAATTCACCGGCCGAATGCATCCAGGCGTATAATGAATCAGATAACCTTTTTGTAATGGGAAGCGGCAGTAAAGCAATTAACCCTGCCGAGCTATTATCAGATAAACGGCTCGACCTGCTTTTTAACTGGTGCAAAACCGAGTTTGATTATATCGTGCTCGACACATCGCCTGTAGGTGCCGTTGCCGACGCTTTTAGCCTGGCTAAATACGCCGAGTTGAGTATTTATATTGTACGGTATAATTATACTAATACCGAGCAATTAAGTATCCTCAGAGATATTTATGATAATGATAGATTAAATAACCTTATGGTAGTGTTTAACGATGCGAAAAAAGAAAACCGGGAGGCCTATGCCTATGGTGGCTATGGATATGCATCTGCATATGGCAGTTGA
- a CDS encoding MBOAT family O-acyltransferase gives MIFNSFTFLLFFPVVTALYFLVPHKFRWLLLLIASCYFYMFFKAIYILILFFTIIIDYTAGIYLEKVNDLKKKKLLLILSLTANIGVLAVFKYFNFFNANLSGLLYWMGYTNPIPFLQILLPIGLSFHTFQAMSYTIEVYRGHQKAERHFGIYALYVMFYPQLVAGPIERPQNLLPQFKTEHHFNALDVSEGLKRMLIGFFKKVVVADRLSIYVKTVFNNYPEHGSATIVLASLFFAVQIYCDFSGYSDIAIGSARVMGFKLMENFKRPYFAKSISEFWSRWHISLSTWFKDYVYIPLGGNRVSKGRLYLNLFAVFMISGLWHGANWTFIVWGALHGFYLICGMVTQKWRTATASKLGLGSGVFSNFLNISFTIFLVTISWIFFRAVSLEQAWGLLKGVFVYKHGFFIGEPSYFLYDLMAIAALFFYELKQEYGLHSLRLLHNENWGIRMASYLGLVFIILLFGVFDGGQFIYFQF, from the coding sequence ATGATATTTAACTCATTTACTTTTCTGCTGTTTTTTCCTGTGGTAACGGCTTTGTATTTTCTGGTGCCCCATAAATTTAGGTGGCTGCTGCTGCTTATAGCAAGCTGCTATTTTTATATGTTTTTTAAAGCTATTTATATCCTCATCCTGTTTTTTACAATAATTATCGACTACACCGCGGGCATTTACCTGGAAAAAGTTAATGACCTTAAGAAGAAGAAGCTTTTGTTAATATTGAGTCTTACGGCAAATATTGGCGTACTGGCTGTATTTAAGTATTTCAATTTTTTTAATGCCAATTTATCGGGATTGCTATACTGGATGGGGTACACTAACCCAATTCCGTTTTTACAGATCCTGCTTCCGATAGGATTGTCATTTCACACTTTTCAGGCCATGAGCTATACTATTGAAGTTTACCGGGGCCATCAAAAGGCCGAACGGCATTTCGGTATTTATGCTTTATACGTGATGTTTTATCCGCAATTAGTTGCCGGCCCTATTGAACGTCCTCAAAACCTGTTACCGCAATTTAAAACCGAACATCATTTTAATGCCCTGGATGTTTCTGAAGGGCTAAAACGAATGCTGATCGGTTTTTTTAAAAAGGTTGTTGTTGCCGACAGGTTATCTATATATGTAAAAACTGTTTTCAACAATTATCCTGAACATGGCTCGGCCACAATTGTGCTTGCTTCATTGTTTTTTGCCGTCCAGATCTATTGCGACTTTTCGGGCTACTCGGATATTGCGATAGGCAGTGCCAGGGTGATGGGCTTTAAACTGATGGAAAATTTTAAACGGCCTTATTTTGCAAAAAGCATAAGCGAGTTTTGGAGCAGGTGGCATATCTCACTTTCTACCTGGTTTAAAGATTATGTGTATATCCCCTTGGGGGGCAACCGGGTTAGCAAAGGGCGGTTGTATTTAAATTTATTTGCCGTGTTTATGATCAGCGGTTTGTGGCATGGCGCCAATTGGACATTTATTGTTTGGGGCGCTTTACACGGGTTTTACCTCATCTGCGGAATGGTAACGCAGAAATGGAGGACGGCAACAGCAAGTAAATTAGGGTTAGGCAGCGGAGTATTTTCCAATTTTTTAAATATATCTTTTACAATATTCCTGGTTACTATAAGCTGGATCTTTTTCAGGGCTGTATCATTGGAGCAGGCCTGGGGTTTGTTGAAAGGGGTTTTTGTTTACAAACACGGTTTTTTTATAGGCGAACCTTCATATTTTCTGTATGACCTGATGGCTATAGCCGCCCTGTTTTTTTACGAATTAAAACAGGAATACGGCCTTCATTCATTACGGTTACTTCACAATGAAAATTGGGGGATCCGCATGGCTTCCTATTTAGGGTTGGTTTTTATAATTCTGTTGTTTGGCGTTTTTGACGGCGGACAATTCATTTATTTTCAGTTTTAG